Proteins found in one bacterium genomic segment:
- a CDS encoding sugar transferase, whose product MLKRILDFCAALLGLAVLAVPLLVLAVLVRWRLGAPVLFRQVRPGLGGAPFTMYKFRTMTDARGPDGELRPDGERLPAFGRALRRTSLDELPELVNVLRGEMSLVGPRPLLMEYLPLYDATQARRHEVRPGITGWSQVNGRNATDWDTRLAQDVWYVDHRSLALDLKILLLTVGRVLRADDVAAAGQATKEPFRGSGGASGGAGGAN is encoded by the coding sequence ATGCTCAAGCGGATTCTCGACTTCTGCGCCGCCCTGCTCGGCCTCGCCGTGCTGGCCGTGCCCCTGCTCGTGCTCGCGGTGCTGGTGCGCTGGCGGCTGGGGGCGCCGGTGCTGTTCCGCCAGGTGCGGCCCGGGCTGGGCGGCGCGCCGTTCACCATGTACAAGTTCCGCACCATGACCGACGCCCGCGGCCCCGACGGCGAGCTCCGGCCCGACGGCGAACGCCTGCCGGCCTTCGGCCGCGCCCTGCGGCGCACGAGCCTGGACGAGCTGCCCGAACTGGTGAACGTGCTGCGGGGCGAGATGAGCCTGGTGGGACCGCGGCCGCTGCTCATGGAGTACCTGCCGCTCTACGACGCGACCCAGGCCCGGCGGCACGAGGTCCGGCCCGGCATCACGGGCTGGAGCCAGGTGAACGGGCGCAACGCCACCGACTGGGACACGCGCCTGGCCCAGGACGTCTGGTACGTCGACCACCGCAGCCTGGCCCTGGACCTGAAGATCCTCCTGCTGACGGTGGGCCGGGTGCTGCGGGCCGACGACGTGGCCGCCGCGGGGCAGGCCACCAAGGAGCCCTTCCGGGGCTCGGGCGGGGCGTCGGGCGGGGCCGGCGGGGCGAATTGA